From the Daphnia magna isolate NIES linkage group LG3, ASM2063170v1.1, whole genome shotgun sequence genome, one window contains:
- the LOC116918295 gene encoding peptidyl-prolyl cis-trans isomerase FKBP8 isoform X3, translating to MEESIEKTKESVQEEIKDQESGKTEDHEDSKKIKVPDPSMHEEHDEKIQTLETADTTGGDEQSIIEGAWADVLGSGQLKKKTIKKGTPNARPVTSEICTIKISGELADGTFVDVKDKFSFQLGDLEVIQGIDLIVALMDCGEISQVEVAPRFAYGSLGNGKDIPPDATILYTIELLEISKEEDLELVNIDERLRIGNAKRERGNWWYSRGDFTSSIQCYRRALDYLDTENETETDSPEKLQEILDDRLKVYNNMAAAQMKIEAYDAALKSVDNVLRCQKDNVKAIYRKSKIVTAMGKMNEGIALLERALHLDPSSKIVQQDLMRLQAKQKLEVQKEKSLYKKMFNLNSTPTPKTSQGKPKVKLT from the exons ATGGAAGAATCGATcgaaaaaaccaaagaatCTGTTCAAGAAGAGATTAAAG ATCAGGAAAGTGGTAAGACAGAAGATCATGAAGatagcaaaaaaataaaagttccAGATCCAAGTATGCATGAAGAGCATGATGAAAAGATACAAACTCTTGAAACTGCGGACACCACTGGTGGTGATGAGCAATCAATAATAGAAGGTGCTTGGGCTGATGTTCTTGGAAGTggccaattgaaaaagaaa ACTATTAAAAAGGGAACACCAAACGCCAGACCAGTTACTAGTGAAATTTGCACCATCAAAATATCTGGAGAACTTGCAGATGGAACATTTGTTGATGTTAAAGATAAATTCTCATTCCAACTTGGAGACTTGGAG GTTATTCAAGGCATCGATCTAATCGTCGCGTTAATGGACTGTGGAGAAATCAGTCAAGTCGAGGTTGCACCTCGATTTGCGTATGGAAGCCTCGGAAATGGAAAAGATATCCCGCCAGATGCTACTATTCTTTACACTATTGAACTTTTGGAAATTTCCAAGGAGGAAGATTTGGAATTGGTCAACATCGATGAAAGACTCCGGATAGG AAATGCTAAACGCGAACGGGGTAATTGGTGGTATAGTCGGGGTGATTTCACTTCATCCATTCAGTGTTATAGAAGAGCTTTGGATTATCTAGACACAGAGAACGAAACAGAAACG GATTCACCTGAAAAATTGCAAGAGATTTTAGACGATCGGCTAAAGGTATACAATAACATGGCAGCAGcacaaatgaaaattgaaGCCTACGATGCAGCTCTAAAATCCGTTGACAACGTCTTGAGGTGCCAGAAAGATAACGTCAAAGCCATCTATCGCAAATCAAAG ATTGTAACAGCGATGGGGAAAATGAACGAAGGAATTGCTCTGTTGGAAAGGGCTCTGCATCTCGATCCCTCCAGTAAAATCGTTCAGCAAGATTTGATGCGTTTGCAAGCCAAACAGAAACTAGAAGTCCAAAAGGAGAAAtctctatataaaaaaatgtttaatctTAATTCTACCCCCACACCGAAAACTTCACAAGGCAAACCCAAGGTTAAGCTGACG TAA
- the LOC116918295 gene encoding peptidyl-prolyl cis-trans isomerase FKBP8 isoform X2 has protein sequence MEESIEKTKESVQEEIKDQESGKTEDHEDSKKIKVPDPSMHEEHDEKIQTLETADTTGGDEQSIIEGAWADVLGSGQLKKKTIKKGTPNARPVTSEICTIKISGELADGTFVDVKDKFSFQLGDLEVIQGIDLIVALMDCGEISQVEVAPRFAYGSLGNGKDIPPDATILYTIELLEISKEEDLELVNIDERLRIGNAKRERGNWWYSRGDFTSSIQCYRRALDYLDTENETETDSPEKLQEILDDRLKVYNNMAAAQMKIEAYDAALKSVDNVLRCQKDNVKAIYRKSKIVTAMGKMNEGIALLERALHLDPSSKIVQQDLMRLQAKQKLEVQKEKSLYKKMFNLNSTPTPKTSQGKPKVKLTVS, from the exons ATGGAAGAATCGATcgaaaaaaccaaagaatCTGTTCAAGAAGAGATTAAAG ATCAGGAAAGTGGTAAGACAGAAGATCATGAAGatagcaaaaaaataaaagttccAGATCCAAGTATGCATGAAGAGCATGATGAAAAGATACAAACTCTTGAAACTGCGGACACCACTGGTGGTGATGAGCAATCAATAATAGAAGGTGCTTGGGCTGATGTTCTTGGAAGTggccaattgaaaaagaaa ACTATTAAAAAGGGAACACCAAACGCCAGACCAGTTACTAGTGAAATTTGCACCATCAAAATATCTGGAGAACTTGCAGATGGAACATTTGTTGATGTTAAAGATAAATTCTCATTCCAACTTGGAGACTTGGAG GTTATTCAAGGCATCGATCTAATCGTCGCGTTAATGGACTGTGGAGAAATCAGTCAAGTCGAGGTTGCACCTCGATTTGCGTATGGAAGCCTCGGAAATGGAAAAGATATCCCGCCAGATGCTACTATTCTTTACACTATTGAACTTTTGGAAATTTCCAAGGAGGAAGATTTGGAATTGGTCAACATCGATGAAAGACTCCGGATAGG AAATGCTAAACGCGAACGGGGTAATTGGTGGTATAGTCGGGGTGATTTCACTTCATCCATTCAGTGTTATAGAAGAGCTTTGGATTATCTAGACACAGAGAACGAAACAGAAACG GATTCACCTGAAAAATTGCAAGAGATTTTAGACGATCGGCTAAAGGTATACAATAACATGGCAGCAGcacaaatgaaaattgaaGCCTACGATGCAGCTCTAAAATCCGTTGACAACGTCTTGAGGTGCCAGAAAGATAACGTCAAAGCCATCTATCGCAAATCAAAG ATTGTAACAGCGATGGGGAAAATGAACGAAGGAATTGCTCTGTTGGAAAGGGCTCTGCATCTCGATCCCTCCAGTAAAATCGTTCAGCAAGATTTGATGCGTTTGCAAGCCAAACAGAAACTAGAAGTCCAAAAGGAGAAAtctctatataaaaaaatgtttaatctTAATTCTACCCCCACACCGAAAACTTCACAAGGCAAACCCAAGGTTAAGCTGACGGTCAGTTga
- the LOC116918295 gene encoding peptidyl-prolyl cis-trans isomerase FKBP8 isoform X1: protein MEESIEKTKESVQEEIKDQESGKTEDHEDSKKIKVPDPSMHEEHDEKIQTLETADTTGGDEQSIIEGAWADVLGSGQLKKKTIKKGTPNARPVTSEICTIKISGELADGTFVDVKDKFSFQLGDLEVIQGIDLIVALMDCGEISQVEVAPRFAYGSLGNGKDIPPDATILYTIELLEISKEEDLELVNIDERLRIGNAKRERGNWWYSRGDFTSSIQCYRRALDYLDTENETETDSPEKLQEILDDRLKVYNNMAAAQMKIEAYDAALKSVDNVLRCQKDNVKAIYRKSKIVTAMGKMNEGIALLERALHLDPSSKIVQQDLMRLQAKQKLEVQKEKSLYKKMFNLNSTPTPKTSQGKPKVKLTVPWTLMIGAVTAVVASYVTYRFKLF, encoded by the exons ATGGAAGAATCGATcgaaaaaaccaaagaatCTGTTCAAGAAGAGATTAAAG ATCAGGAAAGTGGTAAGACAGAAGATCATGAAGatagcaaaaaaataaaagttccAGATCCAAGTATGCATGAAGAGCATGATGAAAAGATACAAACTCTTGAAACTGCGGACACCACTGGTGGTGATGAGCAATCAATAATAGAAGGTGCTTGGGCTGATGTTCTTGGAAGTggccaattgaaaaagaaa ACTATTAAAAAGGGAACACCAAACGCCAGACCAGTTACTAGTGAAATTTGCACCATCAAAATATCTGGAGAACTTGCAGATGGAACATTTGTTGATGTTAAAGATAAATTCTCATTCCAACTTGGAGACTTGGAG GTTATTCAAGGCATCGATCTAATCGTCGCGTTAATGGACTGTGGAGAAATCAGTCAAGTCGAGGTTGCACCTCGATTTGCGTATGGAAGCCTCGGAAATGGAAAAGATATCCCGCCAGATGCTACTATTCTTTACACTATTGAACTTTTGGAAATTTCCAAGGAGGAAGATTTGGAATTGGTCAACATCGATGAAAGACTCCGGATAGG AAATGCTAAACGCGAACGGGGTAATTGGTGGTATAGTCGGGGTGATTTCACTTCATCCATTCAGTGTTATAGAAGAGCTTTGGATTATCTAGACACAGAGAACGAAACAGAAACG GATTCACCTGAAAAATTGCAAGAGATTTTAGACGATCGGCTAAAGGTATACAATAACATGGCAGCAGcacaaatgaaaattgaaGCCTACGATGCAGCTCTAAAATCCGTTGACAACGTCTTGAGGTGCCAGAAAGATAACGTCAAAGCCATCTATCGCAAATCAAAG ATTGTAACAGCGATGGGGAAAATGAACGAAGGAATTGCTCTGTTGGAAAGGGCTCTGCATCTCGATCCCTCCAGTAAAATCGTTCAGCAAGATTTGATGCGTTTGCAAGCCAAACAGAAACTAGAAGTCCAAAAGGAGAAAtctctatataaaaaaatgtttaatctTAATTCTACCCCCACACCGAAAACTTCACAAGGCAAACCCAAGGTTAAGCTGACG GTGCCATGGACATTGATGATTGGAGCAGTAACTGCAGTTGTAGCAAGTTACGTTACATACCGTTTCAAGCTATTCTAG